In Pyrenophora tritici-repentis strain M4 chromosome 6, whole genome shotgun sequence, the DNA window AACCCCCATTTTTCTTGCGCGACGGCTGCAGACGCGAACAAGGCAAATAATAGTGGTGATAGCTGCATAATATGGGTCTAGATTAGGAACCATGAAGTGTGTGTATGTGAATTGTGGTACTTGTTGGAGGTACCACTCGACTGGTTGAAGAGATGGAACGAAAGAAGGGCAGTGATGCGGTGTAAGTACTCCTCTCCCCTGAATTTCGGATCTCTTCGGTGTATTCAGATGGGTCATCTTTCACTCATCGGGGTGTTGTTAGTTCATCTCTCATGCTTACGGCGGCCGGCCATCGGCCATCAGCTTATGCCTGGCTATGACGCGTCTTTGTGGTTTTCGAGTGAGTCTTCAAGTTCTGTAAACGAGTCCAATACACTACTAGAGAACCATGAGAACAATTCATGAGCCCGCTGCTGGCACGATAGGATAGGAACAGAAAAAAGACGCGTACTGTAcgtttcttttcttcttccgcAACACTCCAACGCTACCCTTTGAACAGCAGGACCGGGCCGAATACGTACGTTTGCCTAGGAAAGGCGGTACGTGCTGTACGGTGAAGGCAGATCGAATAGACGGCCTCGGCTACGTGTAGGCAAGCTACATGTTCCCGCATCCGGTGCTGAGGCTCTAGGACAAATGGACGGCGCCATGTAAGGCTAGGACGGCGGGTGTGGACTCGCTGTTTGCGTGGCAGCGGCGCAGGGGCTGCCAATGTCGGGGAAGCCGGAATAGACGCATGGAAGCTTTCAGGGGACGAGCTGGCTTGGGGGTGGCTGCGGTAGGGTCCAGAAGATTCCTGTGAGGAGCTGGATCAAGTGTGCTCGGAATGTTGCTGAAACGGTGTCCAATCACATACAGCAGCTCCAAGGCTCCGGGTATCCCAAACCGTGGCGTTGATGGCTTTCATGCAACAGTCAGCCACGTCTGGCGGGAGTGCGCCCTGATGCTCAATGGAACGATCAAGGGATCCAATTAGCAATCGGGGCAGACCCACCGTGGAAGTGGCAAACCAGCGCAAGCGGATTAGAGCCGAGATTAAGCACTCGTTCGCATGTAACGTCAAAGCGGATGTGACCCAAGACCCGCTTGGTGTGGTGACTGAGGCATGCCGCCACGACCCGGGACATTGGGTGTAGGGGATCAGAAAGGATGATAGGATCAGCGAGGCCTAGAGTTGAAAACACCGGCTTCGCAAATTTCATGGCAAAGAGGGTTGATGGTACTTCCCGGCGCACAGTTTCACCAAACCCGTGGGCGACGCAGTCTTCAGACTTTATGGCTCTGGACTGCGTGTGCGTGGCATGTCGAAGCATCATGTGCACTGCACCATTGCTGGCCTAGGGCTACCAGGGACTAGCTGTGGTTGACGGCGTCGAGTGTTGCGCAACCAGAGGCCATGGCTGGATGGAAATAAAAATGCGAGCTGAAGACTGGGCGTTTCCGGGTTTTGGTTGAGCGATCGGTCCCTTAGCACGTTCCGTCGCGCCTTCTGGTGGTCGATCTCTTCTCCAGATTGTCGCGGCAGCGGCATGCATGGTGCAAGCTATTGAATTACATCGGACGTGAGAGCGGTGCTTTTGGCTTGGCCGTGTGAGGTCAGAGGAGTGATGGATACGAGTGGTGACGTGCCATCAATCTCGACGAGATGCGCATGCAGAGGGCAGAGGCCAGGGAACAGCCTGAACAGGAGGGAAGCAGTCAGGCGGAGCCAGGATGTGGGTGCCAGGATGGCTGATGCGGAGCATGGGGGGTTGAAGAAAGTGGCCTGCGAACCAGCATTGTGGTCCCGGCGCCTTAGCTTCGCCTCCCAAGCCGCCTTGTGCATTGCTCAGCGCCTTATAGCAGCCTTTGGCCGCCCGCTTTGGGGGGCCAATATCAGTCGTGGACACGTCCAAACATCCAAACAATTTACAAAGGTTGATGATTGAATCATCTACACACACATCACCATCCATACCAGCACACGACATTCACAATGGCCACCATGTTCCGTGCCTTTTCCTTCAACCCGCCCGTCTCGCCTGCCTACTCAGCCTACGAGGCCGAGCGGGCTGCTATGAATGTGTCGCCTACGTCAAGAGCCGAGTCGCCCAAACACATGTTGAACCGACCACCCACGCCGCCGTGCACAATGGGCGACCTCGCTGCCCAACTCAACCAGCAGTGCCTGCGCATCGACACAAACACACGATGCTATCCCAACGGCCCTCTGACGCCCGCcagcgacgacgacgacgagtGCGCATCGCCCACGCAGGAGCGACCGACGTACTCGCGCGTCACTGCCTCACTACTGCGCATGCAGCGCCAGTGCAACTCGCGCATGCAGTGCAACTCGTCGCACGTGCGCGACATTTCCAAGCTGGTCAAGATGATTGAGCACCAAGACCAGTGCACAGTCAGCGAGTCGGCGTCGGCGTCGGCGTCGCGCACCTCTTCAACCTCATCAGCGTCGACATGTGCGTCAGCCTCATCAGCCTCATCAGGCGAGGACGAGGGCGTCAACATGGAGTACGACATTCCCGTCCAGGGCATTGAGACGCTCGTCAGCATGCCCGCATGGCGAGCAGGCGAATACCGCGACACGTGCATCCGCGTCACCAAGCCGGTGCGCATGCGCAAGCGTTCGAGGGAGAATGCTGTGTGTAAGAGGCGGTTGTAGGCGGCCGTCGTGGCACCTCTGTTGGACATTTGATTACATGCATAGCGAAGGCGTTTTGGGCTGTTACTACAGATGCACTATACCACTTGATCTTTGACAACATGGGAGCTCCCTTTGGGTTGAGCATGGCGTTGGCTTATTTACAGTAGTCATGTATAACTACATATAATATAATtacatcatcatcatcttctcGAATTACCACGACGTGCTTACTGACCCACCACTGCGGGCACCCACGTGATGAATGTCACCGCGAACCTCAGCACTGGTAAATTGGCGACATTAGCGACCCACTTGAGACTTTTGCTGATCGTCAACAAGCTCTATGCATCCTCCCACTCCCACTACCCACGACTACCATGTCTGTCCGACGAGCGCTGGCGCCACGCTCAATTCATCTGCGCATTGTCCCCCGCCCGGCCAATCTGTCAGAGAGCCGTGAGATCTTCCGCGTCTTGCAGCGCTTCGGCGAGATTAGCACCTTCAAGTATCTGCGTGTATGATTTCCTCAAAAGCTGTATCAAGTGCACGGCTGACAAAGCCAGTATGAATACCAGAACCCCGCCGACAACGTCGCTCTTGCCATCTACAGCGACCAGGCATCCGCCCAGCGCGCCCTCGACGCCTCGCCCATCCGCTTTGCCCTTGAAAAGGTCATTAGCCCGGAATCCGAAACGAACACACCCGTGACCCCCAccgaagacgaagacgaagacaTCATATCGACGACCTCGCAAACACCTCCCAAACAAGGCATCGACGAGATCCTACGCCCGTCAAAGCTCCTAAACCGCACTTCAACCACGACACGCAACACCAAGCCCGCCCCGACACCCCCACCCATGCCTTTTGAGCCCCTCTCCCCCCGCATACAAAAGAAGTCGACAAAATGGTTCCAAGTCACAATCGACCGCTCGCGCGCCGTGCACCAGGACTATATTGAACGTCAGCCCTTTTGGAAACAGTTTCACCCCATGAAGAGCATGGCACAGCTGGATCTGGCAAAGTCTGTGCCGCACATTGGGTTGAGCGATGTGAGCAAGCGGCCGCCGAATGCGCACCGGACGCCCAATCGGGTGCTGAAGACGATGAATGAATATGTGCAGACGAGGATGCCTACTTTGAGGCAGATTGTTGAGGGTGGGGAGAGGGAGAGGCAGTTTGTGGAGAGGCGGGCTGGGAGAAGTTAAGAGAGGGATTTATGAAGGGGATGTATTGGTACAGGAATATTCGACACTCGGCGCATTCGACGCATTCTCTAAGGCGCGCTTCACTCATCTACCAAGCCCCACCGCCCCACCTCCTCCAACGTCGGCCATCGCAACAAGCTATTCCAGCGAACAGCCACCGTCGTAAATCGGTCATTTGATAACGGAAATCCGAGATATGCTTCAGTGGCACGCTCGGTCGCTTTGGCTATCCGTTGCCACGCTCCTCCATGCCCATCTAGTTGTCCGACATCCTCATTGTATGACGCGCAAGATTTGCAGGCGTAATGGTCCAAATATGCGTGTACCAGCTCGTGAAACAACATGCTCAAGCGATCTACAGCCCGTCCGTTTAGACCAGCATAGTTAGTTGTGGTTGGGTCGCATGCATGCCCCACGTCGAGTGGATTCATCGTGATCCTGGAGGGGTTTCCAATTACGGTAGGTTCACTACACTTGCCGTAGAGATAAAGACCGAGCTCGGTCCAGGAAAACTCAAACCGCATCTCATCGACCGGTGTGATCATGAAGAAAATAGTCGCAAAGATGCTTAACAAAGCCTTCATCTCCCACACTTCTACGCATCGAGCGTCATATTGACTCAGCCTTTGCAGCACAGCTGTCTGCGAAGTGTCTCTGAGTGTCGATCTCCACCTGGCAAGGGCTTCCAACTGCTCGTTTGTACCGTGTCTGGAATGCTCATTTAGGGTCTCCCACACCTCCTGGCTCAGCACAAGCACATGGTGGCTTCTGAACTGTAATGGGCGCCGTATATGTGTGGGCCGGTTTTTGTTATTTATCTCATGATACTCGACTAGGGGCCGCTCGCAATTTTTGATACAAGCATGTGCAGCATGGGCCTGCGTTGGGGTTCCTGTGTGTCTCAAGGCTTGGTCGTGCTCTTCTATCAGTAGATGGAATTCTGCAACATTGTTCCGGCGGGGTTATTGGTTGGACCGCCTCGAGATATCGTATGCACTTGAGCCGCCGGGTGTTGCTTGCATTGCGGGTCTGTTCCTGGTGCTGATGAGGATTTGTATGAGTCAAGGGGGGAGTAATCAGGGTGGTTTATACTAGGAAAGGAAGGCCATCTTTCTGAGTAGCTGAGACATTTTCGTCAAGATATGGAAGACACTGGCATGTCTTGGTTGTAGTGAAAGAACTTTGTCTCATGGCGTAGAAGACATTTGCTTGCATAGCAGGAGACATCTAAAACAATCCAAGGCAGATAACTCTAGAAGTTGTGTGATTCAATCTCATGCACGTAGTGCGTACTTTGGAAGACTTTAGACATGGGAGAAACTCGGGCAGATACGAATGGGATACTTTGACATGTTTCTTCAGTGTTTGTCTCATATATTCTATGTCACACAAATGAAGTGCCTTATGAAACTTGTCCGCAAATTGTTACTGCCCTGACACCCACAAAGGCACGCCTACCTAATGCCTGATTTCAGTAGTATACCGACGAGGAAGTCGCGATGGTGACAGTCATGGCTTCATGACGTTTGCCAAGAGTCCATAACGGCAGCCACGACAGTCACCTCCACACTACACGTTGAACACATACCGAGATACTTACAAACACTACATAGTAACGAAACTATTTCAACTGACAAAAATAGTCCAGCATTAATGCAGGCTTTGCCAGTTACCAGCAAGTTGCGAGCCGAGCAAAGGGTCCCCAATACCCGTAACGAACCATGGAACCAAACCCCCACAGATCTCGCAAGACTTGGCAGCATGAGCACTCGAATTCCATAACATCCACCTCATCGACGACCCGCCGGCATCTGACTACGCTATAATGGGACGATTTTCCAACCCGTTTCAATCGCATCGCGTCCCGCCTACCAACGCAACAACGGCCGACGCACCCACATCAGCGCTACCCACGCCACCTGCCAGTACCCAATCGTCCGACATTACGCTTCCCGAAGGACCCAACGAGATACGAAACTACGTGCGCGGAGCCAATAAACAGATCCAATGGCTCCAGGAGTGTCTAGCCAAACTAAGCAACTCCGATATCACGCAGGTCAACGAGATCAAGCGAGCGCTCAAGTCTACGCATCGGGGCCTGGAGAAGGTGCATATTGAGCGGTGTCCGGGACATGGAGAGGAACTCGAGGCCTCGGTTGGGTATGTGGTGAGGTATGCTTGGCGGACGTATATGAGCGCGGTGAAGCTGGAGGAGAGGATGAAAGGGGTGGGTAAGGGTTCGCCTCAGCTGTTCTTACGCGACAGGGCCGAGGATGGAAAGAGGAAAGATAAAAAGGTAAGTAGGGATCAAGAAGGCCAGGAAGTTCGCAACGGCAATAGAGATCGAAAAGGCAAAGACAAGAAGGTGGGTTGGAATCGGGAGGTCCAGGAAGTGCGCGGAAATACCAAAGACCCAATAAAAAAAGACAGGAAGGTGGAAAGAAATGACCTTGTTTGCGACAGTAGAACTCGCGATGGAAAAGACAAGAGAGGGTATATGAACAATGAGGTTCAGACTGTTGGCCTCCCGACCAGTGAGGAGAAGATGAGAAGTGAACGGGAGCCGCCGGCCAAGTCTCGACGATACCTTGAGAGAGACGTAGAAGAGCTCTTCCTCATGTCTGGTGCTCTTCCCATTGAAGATGGTGCGACCTCGGCTCCAAGTCAAACAGCAGAAGCTGACCCATTAGACGCTGTCACGATCCTACCACGCACTTCCTCCCCCGAGTTACCTCCTGAAACCCCAAGAAACCTCAGCGTTGTAGAAACAAACCCGGAACAGATTCCACAACCGAGGCACGAGGTAAAGAGGCGGTTAcaacaagaagaagacaacTCATCCTTTGAGCTGCTCGATCCGGACAGAGTGCGACGGGGCAGCTGTAATGGTTTCATGATTACGGAGATGACCATGAGAGGTCTTCAAGATCCTAGCTTTGTGTTGCCTTATCTGCACTACATGAAGATTCACGAGCTGCGATGCCTCAAGGAATGGTTGGTCTATACGGGTAATGTCATACAGTCGCAGCCTGTTAGCCGTATGGAGAAGGTGCTTCTCTGCATGCAGGTCCTCCAGAGCGGCTGTCGATATGAAGCTCTGGCAGTGATACACTCCCGCTCCCCCTGCCAAGTCAAGGAGTCGTGCAATGAGGTCATGCAGGGCCTGTTACACTGGCATGCACTGACGGTCAAGGATCAAGACATAGGAGACCAGGCCAAGTCGCTCATTCTCTGGGGAATTTGGGACAGATACTGCGCCTCTGACGGTCGAGCGGGCCTCTACTTTGGTTTCAACTGGACGCAACTTGCAAAGGTGCTCGTGGCCCTGAATGTGTACATGGGACGCTGGCGAATGCAAGGCAGGTTTGCCACGGACGGGCCGGCATTCGCGTGGGGTAAATTCTTCGAGCCAGAGACACAAGTGCCGGATGGAACAGAGACGGATGAAGAGCAGCTTTGCAGCGATCTGGACGACGAGAGCTTCGACGGATCCCTCTGTTAAGGTGAGTCGCCGGGGTATGCTGAGAGACAGGGCGCAGGCAGACAAGTAAAAGGCTCGTTTCGGCATTACGCAGGTCCGTACTCAGGAACGCAACACGCACACGCACACGGCAAATTCGGCGCGGAAAGGTGGCGCACGTCTGGCGTTGGTGGAGAAGGAAGGCTGTGCGTAAAAAATGCAGATCCACTCATGCACTATGTCGAGATACCTCCACCACTGTGTCGCTATCGCAGCGGCACTTTGCATATCGGACGGCATGGAGTAAAGCTCGTCGCCTGAAGGCTGTAGTGCTGGTGTCTGGTGTTTCACGACGATCTTGGCTCCCGGCGCGGCGTAAAGCCTCCCGCGCTTACAGCAAATGAAATGCTCTCGTGTAGAGTCTCACACGGACAATCGGCGCCTCTTACACGATGATTGAGGCCAATTGCCGAAGGCCCATCGAAAAGCTGCGGTACAATAAAGCACCGCAACAATAGCAAAAATAGCCAATGACGCTCAGGAGAAAGGGTTATCGGAAATCGGCAAGCGCCGTTTGTAGTTTAAGGCTCGTTGACCAATTAGTGATCCCCAGGGAGCATTCCTGCACTAGACAACTCCTTAAATCTTGCAGGGCTGCACCCCGATTGCTCTTCATCACCGAGTCTCAAAACACGGTTCTGACGCTCCCTTGAACGATCTTCCCCTCGTTTGCATTTTCTCGTTGCGAGAGTCCGctccttcagccccaagcATCCCAGTCATTCCTTGATACACCACAAACAGCGCGTCTGGTCTACGCGCGATACCACGCTCTTTGAACACAAATCACTCGCTCACAAACCATCTCGTATTTCAAAAATGAGGTCATTCGTATTTCCCACGGCGGCGCTTCTTGCTGGCCTGATCTCGACGACGTCTGCGCAAACTCACACTGACTGTATGTCTTCTATATGAGATATACATGTCGTAGGTACTAATGTCCATCTGTAGGCTACCCGCTCAACACGACAGGATGTCCGGATATGGAGGCGCTTGGTGGAAACACCACCTTCAACTGGAACAAGACGGGTATTCCCAATGACGGCAAGGTCTGGAAGATGCCCAACCAGGGCAAGATTGACTGGGTTGAGAAGGGCGCAACCTTTACTATTGAGCGATCAGGCGACTCTCCCACAGCGAACTCTGCCTTTTACATGCTTTTCGGTCGCCTTGAGATTGTCATGAAGGTCGCGACCGGAGTGGGAATCATCTCCAGTGCTATTCTCCAGTCGGAAGCGCTTGATGAGATTGACTGGGAGTTCCGCGGCAACAACAACTCGATCCTCACAAACTACTTTGGAAAGGGCGACACATCGACTTATGACCGTGGCAAGGATTACATACTCGACTTCTCACCACAGGAGGATTTCCACAACTACACCATCGACTGGACCAAGGATCGCATCGAGTGGTGGGTCGACGACAAGCTGGTCAGGACGCTCACGCCGGCAGAGGCCCGCGACGGAACACGTTACCCGCAAACGCCTATGAACGTCCGTCTTGGTTCGTGGGCTGCAGGTGACCCAAACAAGAACGACCCCGGTGTCGTAGAGTGGGCTGGCGGTATCACCGACTTCAAGCAAGGCCCGTACACCATGACGATCCAATCCGTTTACGCGCAAGACTACACAAGCGGCGCCGCCAAGTACTCCTGGGAGGACATGGATGCATCTGGTAACTGGGAAAAAGTCAAAGTGCTCAAGTAAGTCATCTACGCGTTCTGAAACACTCGACGCACATAACAAAAAAGCTAACAAAAACCTGCAGGGGAAAATCCGAGGTGCTTGAAGAAATCCAATCGCCACACGGCGTCAGGAACAGGTACAAGGCGCTATCCAACGGCGCAAAGATTGGCATCATCGCCGGTAGCTTGGGCGGAGCGGCGCTGGCTGGAGTCATTATTCTTTTCTGCTGCATCAAGCAAAGGCGCGCGGGCAGGAAAGAAGCTCAGGCTCTGCTTGCGGAGGAGCAGAAAGAGGCGGCCGAGCTCAGCGAGTACAAGGCGCAGATGCAGGCTGGGCGGTTCGGCATGGGATCGCACAACGTCTAATAGCCGTGGGACGAGTCATGTTTTGCGCATGTGTACAATCTTTAATTGGAGGGGGTTTCTTTCTGATTGGCAGCTTTCTTGAATACATCGAGCCTGCTGTTTTTCCTTGTCATGGTCGCGTTATGATTGTTCTTCATACATATATACCCTTGTTGCTGTTTCTACTCACAGGCAAAAGGCTATTTCGTAGTTTTTTAGTGGACAAATGCGATATGGCTTGATGTCATGTTTGACTATTGCGGCTCTGTTGCATGACTACGTAATGGTGGAGATGCGAGGCTCACATGTGCATGTGCCTGGTTGGTTTCTCCAGAACTCCGCCGGAAACCTTGGAAGCATGTGGCACGGCCAGCACCGGCTAACTTGTCCTACCTCGGCCCCTCTGCTTGCGGTGGACCGGCCTTGCACAATCCAGCGATTGAATATTGAAAGACGAATGCCATAGCCAATCTCTTTCCAATTATCCATTATCGCAAATATGGCTTCTTTTTCGAGATCACTCCGACCTCTCACTCGCGTTGCGGCTGCTTCGTCACGGTCGCTACGACCAGCAGTCCGCGCCGGGCCTCAGTAGGTGTTCAACAATGTAGGCGATGCAGTGCAGCGGACTAATGTGAATGCCGTACTAGAATACGATGTCTTTCGTCGACCATGCCGCGCAGAGAAGCCATCGATATCTCAGATGTACCGCCGACGCCCATCACACATCTCTCCGAGACGGAGACACTCATGGGCGACTCCGTATCCAAGTTTGCAAACGAGGTCATCCTGCCCAAGGCACGAGAAATGGACGAGGCCGAAGCAATGGACCCAGCTATAGTAGAGCAACTCTTCGAGCAAGGCCTCATGGGTATTGAGATACCCGAAGAGTACGGCGGTTCAGGCATGAACTTCACCTCTGCCATCATCGCGATTGAAGAGCTGGCAAGAGTAGACCCCAGCGTCAGCGTGCTATGCGACGTGCACAACACACTCGTCAACACAGCCATCCTCAAGTGGGGGTCCGAGAAGCTCAAGAAGGAGTGGCTGCCCAAGTTGGCAACCAACACAGTCGGATCCTTTTGTCTGTCCGAGCCCGTGTCCGGCTCCGACGCCTTCGCCCTCGCGACAAAAGCCACACGCACAGACACTGGGTACAAGATCAGCGGCAGCAAGATGTGGATCACGAACAGTGTCGAGGCAAACTTCTTCATAGTGTTTGCCAATCTCGACCCCAGCAAGAAGTACAAAGGCATCACTGCGTTCATCGTGGAAAAGGGAACACCCGGGTTTGCGATTGCGAAGAAGGAAAAGAAACTAGGCATCAAGGCTAGTAGCACTTGCGTCATCACGTTTGACGATGTCGAGATCCCGAGGGAGAACCTTCTGGGCAACGAGTTTGAGGGTTACAAGTACGCGATTGGACTGCTGAACGAGGGGCGCATTGGTATCGC includes these proteins:
- a CDS encoding glycoside hydrolase family 16 protein, whose translation is MRSFVFPTAALLAGLISTTSAQTHTDCYPLNTTGCPDMEALGGNTTFNWNKTGIPNDGKVWKMPNQGKIDWVEKGATFTIERSGDSPTANSAFYMLFGRLEIVMKVATGVGIISSAILQSEALDEIDWEFRGNNNSILTNYFGKGDTSTYDRGKDYILDFSPQEDFHNYTIDWTKDRIEWWVDDKLVRTLTPAEARDGTRYPQTPMNVRLGSWAAGDPNKNDPGVVEWAGGITDFKQGPYTMTIQSVYAQDYTSGAAKYSWEDMDASGNWEKVKVLKGKSEVLEEIQSPHGVRNRYKALSNGAKIGIIAGSLGGAALAGVIILFCCIKQRRAGRKEAQALLAEEQKEAAELSEYKAQMQAGRFGMGSHNV
- a CDS encoding Atrophin-1 multi-domain protein yields the protein MSVRRALAPRSIHLRIVPRPANLSESREIFRVLQRFGEISTFKYLRYEYQNPADNVALAIYSDQASAQRALDASPIRFALEKVISPESETNTPVTPTEDEDEDIISTTSQTPPKQGIDEILRPSKLLNRTSTTTRNTKPAPTPPPMPFEPLSPRIQKKSTKWFQVTIDRSRAVHQDYIERQPFWKQFHPMKSMAQLDLAKSVPHIGLSDVSKRPPNAHRTPNRVLKTMNEYVQTRMPTLRQIVEGGERERQFVERRAGRS